The Sphingorhabdus sp. Alg231-15 genome has a segment encoding these proteins:
- a CDS encoding WecB/TagA/CpsF family glycosyltransferase, whose protein sequence is MTSDIGASSDQLTMPAEDLVTIPFLGIQMAPLNLQQAIHRVANLAHAGNFSYVVTPNVDHFVTLYPDISEPRNDLFREAYDAAALTLCDSRVVRALARFAGISLTVVPGSDLTAALFQHELTSADRVAIVGGDTGLLTDISRLYPSPDYVQHVPPMGVLNNPEAMADIVTFVEDANANYVLFAIGAPQSEIIAHQCLKSGKCRGVGLCIGASLEFITSAKKRAPVWIQKAGMEWAFRLLSEPSRLWRRYLVEGPRIFKIFIDHNGSGKN, encoded by the coding sequence ATGACATCAGACATTGGTGCCTCTTCTGATCAGTTGACCATGCCCGCGGAGGACTTAGTTACAATTCCCTTTTTGGGCATTCAAATGGCTCCGCTAAACCTGCAACAGGCTATTCACAGGGTAGCTAATCTGGCTCATGCGGGCAATTTTTCGTACGTGGTTACGCCAAATGTTGATCATTTTGTGACCCTCTACCCCGACATTTCGGAGCCGCGAAACGATTTGTTTCGAGAGGCCTATGATGCGGCCGCTCTCACCTTGTGCGACAGTAGGGTTGTTCGCGCTCTGGCGCGCTTTGCAGGCATTAGTCTGACCGTAGTTCCTGGCAGCGACCTTACTGCAGCCCTATTTCAACATGAACTGACATCCGCAGACCGTGTTGCGATTGTTGGCGGCGACACCGGTTTACTAACGGATATCTCGAGACTTTATCCTTCTCCTGACTATGTCCAGCATGTTCCTCCAATGGGCGTGCTGAACAATCCTGAAGCAATGGCAGATATCGTTACTTTTGTTGAAGACGCCAATGCAAACTATGTTCTGTTTGCCATTGGAGCGCCGCAAAGTGAGATTATTGCCCATCAATGTCTGAAATCGGGCAAATGTAGAGGTGTAGGTCTGTGCATCGGAGCATCTCTTGAATTTATTACTTCGGCCAAAAAGCGTGCCCCAGTTTGGATCCAGAAAGCCGGTATGGAATGGGCTTTTCGTCTACTTAGCGAGCCATCGCGGCTATGGCGACGCTATCTGGTTGAGGGACCCCGAATTTTCAAGATATTCATCGATCACAATGGATCTGGTAAAAATTAA
- a CDS encoding glycosyltransferase has protein sequence MISLTAGLTGLSWLIAAPFLLLFGIFIMEVAAGIFRTGKDMGDLTSSREKPLKIAILIPAHNEASIISRTISALISDVPAETKILVVADNCTDDTPSIARAAGAAVVERNNSELLGKGYALAFGRDALAMDPPDSVIVLDADCTLGKGSAVKLAHAANRLSVPVQATNLIHSASIASPVVQISNFAMLMKNLIRQRGMTRLGGAALLTGTGMAFPWSIFADARLSSGDLAEDLALGINVTKQGNTPVFLESAGVSSGAAAEEDTLVQRTRWEHGFLTTARVQALPLVISGLRTWSRPQVLLGLHLLVPPLALLFASGFTLVITTGLLTLLGASPLPFLILSITLTTAATATIAVWLLEGRRTLSASALIRIPFYILWKIPVYLKLFGGSETRWIRTRRSGEKNSSGSVDE, from the coding sequence ATGATCAGTTTAACCGCCGGTCTGACCGGCCTGTCTTGGTTGATAGCCGCACCGTTTCTTTTGCTATTCGGCATATTTATCATGGAGGTCGCCGCAGGCATATTCCGTACTGGCAAGGATATGGGTGATCTCACTAGTTCCAGAGAAAAACCTCTAAAAATCGCGATACTAATACCTGCACATAACGAAGCATCGATCATATCTCGCACAATCAGTGCGCTTATCTCCGATGTTCCTGCAGAAACGAAAATATTGGTTGTCGCCGATAACTGTACCGATGATACACCATCAATTGCCCGGGCCGCTGGAGCGGCGGTGGTAGAGCGGAACAATTCAGAACTGCTCGGTAAGGGTTATGCATTGGCATTTGGCAGGGATGCGCTTGCTATGGACCCTCCGGATAGCGTTATCGTACTTGATGCCGATTGCACCCTTGGCAAGGGCAGTGCAGTCAAACTGGCGCACGCCGCCAATCGCCTTTCGGTTCCCGTACAAGCGACGAACCTGATCCATAGCGCTTCGATAGCTTCACCTGTCGTGCAAATATCGAATTTTGCAATGTTGATGAAAAATCTAATCCGTCAGCGCGGAATGACACGACTTGGAGGCGCGGCTCTGCTGACCGGTACGGGTATGGCATTTCCCTGGTCGATATTTGCAGATGCACGGTTGTCCAGTGGTGATCTAGCAGAAGATCTCGCACTGGGCATTAATGTTACAAAACAAGGGAATACACCCGTTTTTCTAGAGTCAGCAGGGGTATCGAGCGGAGCTGCGGCAGAAGAAGATACCCTGGTCCAGCGCACCAGATGGGAGCACGGATTTCTCACCACAGCGCGGGTTCAGGCTCTCCCTCTTGTCATCTCAGGTTTGCGGACATGGTCCAGACCGCAGGTTCTTCTGGGATTGCATCTCCTCGTTCCGCCGCTCGCCTTGTTGTTCGCAAGTGGGTTTACCCTAGTCATCACCACTGGCCTTTTGACATTGTTGGGTGCCTCCCCCCTGCCCTTCCTAATTCTTTCGATCACGCTGACAACCGCGGCGACGGCGACGATCGCGGTCTGGCTCCTAGAGGGGCGCCGAACATTATCGGCCAGTGCATTGATCCGGATACCATTTTACATATTGTGGAAAATACCTGTCTATCTCAAACTGTTCGGTGGAAGTGAGACGCGTTGGATACGCACACGGCGCTCTGGAGAAAAAAATAGTTCAGGTTCAGTGGACGAATAG
- a CDS encoding polysaccharide biosynthesis/export family protein, whose protein sequence is MKNLILAMIFALVSVPGYAQSNQPAPDSATAPATTQTAYRINAGDDIEVYVWGEERLQRQIRVLPDGTFSFPLVGRIEAEGKLPYEIESVVSKGLENQYRGQVPQVTVSVSSPTGMQFSVMGRVNSPGNFSPGRYINLLEALSMAGGPSQFADLDGISIVRKTPQGLTTVRTRLGGLFKRSGAANAVSKRAIPNIQSGDTIIVP, encoded by the coding sequence ATGAAGAATCTAATATTGGCCATGATATTCGCGCTGGTCTCTGTTCCCGGCTATGCGCAATCCAATCAGCCTGCTCCTGATTCCGCTACGGCCCCAGCTACAACGCAGACAGCTTATCGGATCAATGCTGGTGACGACATTGAAGTTTATGTTTGGGGCGAAGAACGTCTCCAGCGGCAAATCCGCGTATTGCCTGACGGCACTTTTTCATTTCCGCTCGTTGGACGGATCGAGGCTGAAGGCAAATTACCATATGAGATTGAGTCCGTTGTCAGCAAAGGATTAGAGAACCAATATCGGGGACAAGTGCCGCAAGTAACTGTGTCGGTAAGCTCACCTACGGGAATGCAGTTTTCGGTCATGGGACGTGTGAATTCACCCGGCAATTTTTCACCAGGTCGCTACATTAATCTGCTGGAAGCCCTAAGTATGGCTGGCGGACCCAGTCAGTTTGCGGATCTCGATGGTATATCGATTGTCCGCAAAACCCCACAGGGCTTGACCACGGTCAGAACCAGACTGGGTGGACTTTTTAAGCGGAGTGGGGCGGCAAACGCTGTATCAAAACGGGCCATTCCGAATATTCAATCTGGGGACACGATCATCGTGCCATAA
- a CDS encoding CpsD/CapB family tyrosine-protein kinase: MSNTIEKPNDFAAPVVIPHPAQLDALMPVDDTLETNHIVGFDGNDIRSRPFNLLRSQVIKTLEANNWKLFGLTSATPAAGKSFLSLNLAAALSRLSDKTIYLFDLDLRRGSLADALGIEGKVGLGEFLSGKTDDLHSVGHRVGDGNLALFPCYRVKSNSAELLASKRFEALMAAIKNLPDDVIVICDLPPAFANDDTIMIAQFLDAYMLVIEQGITTKKQMNNTVSLLNPTPCLGTVLNRYVGGLIDPYGYGYGSGAYNKYYSG, encoded by the coding sequence GTGTCCAACACCATTGAAAAACCAAACGACTTCGCTGCCCCTGTAGTCATTCCGCATCCTGCGCAACTTGACGCCCTAATGCCGGTAGACGATACGCTGGAAACAAATCACATTGTCGGCTTTGATGGCAATGATATTCGATCACGGCCTTTTAATTTGTTGCGCTCCCAAGTTATCAAAACGCTGGAAGCCAACAACTGGAAGCTATTTGGATTGACATCCGCTACTCCGGCTGCTGGTAAGTCGTTTCTATCCTTGAATCTGGCTGCTGCATTATCGCGATTGTCAGATAAAACAATCTACCTGTTCGATCTGGATTTACGGAGGGGATCACTTGCTGATGCTCTGGGTATTGAAGGCAAGGTTGGTCTGGGTGAATTTTTATCCGGCAAGACTGATGATCTGCATTCTGTTGGACATCGGGTCGGCGACGGTAATCTGGCACTTTTCCCGTGCTACAGAGTGAAAAGCAATTCAGCTGAGCTGCTCGCGAGTAAACGCTTTGAAGCCCTAATGGCGGCAATCAAGAATCTACCAGATGATGTTATCGTTATTTGTGATTTGCCACCGGCTTTCGCAAATGATGATACAATTATGATTGCTCAGTTTCTTGACGCATATATGCTGGTTATCGAACAAGGCATCACGACCAAGAAACAGATGAACAATACCGTTTCACTTTTAAATCCTACACCTTGTTTGGGAACTGTTTTAAACCGCTATGTAGGCGGATTGATAGATCCTTATGGTTATGGCTATGGAAGCGGCGCTTATAACAAATATTATTCTGGCTGA
- a CDS encoding lipopolysaccharide biosynthesis protein, whose amino-acid sequence MNLDNLDDQEFDGGNFLSQVPVIIWQRKWLLVIPFLLCLAAGIAAYFLLPTVYRSQAILLVQSAQLPDDVAGDGANEIVDRRIARIRQQVLSRPGLIDLINKYELYPSERGSDPLSEIVGNMRESVSISPMSADIQRSGRGQSSTIAFALAFEYSDPVKAQSVAQDLTEQVLQLDSSVSSEQASSTEEFLTDQAAGLQLQIQELENQIAMIKAENGSVLSNSGMMVGGGSGGYDVQIGALQRENSQLIAQRDDALKSSNRDPVVAGAEQQLAGAKAVYSDNHPDVIIAKQRLEEAKALAEQNISKLPVDTINQQIAFNNSQIATLRSAKASDNARMSASLNAQAQAPLVLQQINQLQQRLNGLNEQYQTVSGRLLAAQAGVKAENEQMGERLSVIDPPVIPDQPSSPDWLLLAGGGLASGLALGFLLVFGTELFLQPIRDPKTISNALGAAPLVVVPTIKEENEEKAGWTFWPFRRREAHAD is encoded by the coding sequence ATGAACTTAGACAATCTCGACGATCAGGAATTTGATGGCGGTAACTTTCTGTCTCAAGTGCCGGTTATTATCTGGCAGCGCAAGTGGCTGTTAGTCATTCCCTTTCTGCTATGCTTGGCTGCAGGCATCGCAGCTTATTTCCTGTTGCCGACCGTTTATCGTTCGCAAGCTATTTTGCTCGTGCAGTCCGCGCAATTGCCGGACGATGTCGCTGGTGACGGCGCAAATGAGATAGTCGACCGCAGGATCGCAAGAATCCGACAACAGGTACTCAGCCGTCCAGGCCTGATCGATCTAATCAACAAATATGAACTCTATCCTTCGGAAAGAGGCAGCGACCCGCTTTCCGAAATTGTCGGAAATATGCGCGAATCTGTGTCAATCTCGCCAATGTCTGCAGATATTCAGCGCAGCGGCCGCGGACAAAGTTCGACGATCGCCTTCGCCCTCGCCTTTGAATATTCTGACCCGGTGAAAGCCCAGAGTGTTGCTCAGGATTTGACCGAGCAGGTTCTGCAACTGGATTCCAGTGTGAGCTCTGAACAGGCCAGCAGTACCGAGGAGTTTTTGACGGATCAGGCGGCGGGCCTTCAGTTACAGATTCAGGAACTCGAGAACCAGATCGCAATGATCAAGGCTGAAAATGGTAGCGTTCTTTCCAATAGCGGAATGATGGTCGGCGGCGGCAGTGGTGGATATGATGTTCAGATCGGCGCACTACAGAGAGAAAATTCACAACTCATTGCACAACGTGACGATGCGCTGAAATCCTCTAATCGCGATCCCGTTGTGGCTGGTGCGGAGCAACAGCTTGCTGGTGCAAAAGCCGTTTATTCAGACAATCACCCCGACGTAATCATTGCAAAACAGCGCTTGGAAGAAGCAAAAGCTCTGGCTGAGCAGAACATTTCCAAGCTGCCAGTCGATACAATCAATCAGCAAATTGCGTTCAACAATTCGCAGATTGCAACGCTGCGCTCAGCGAAGGCGTCCGACAATGCCCGGATGTCTGCTTCACTCAATGCTCAAGCACAGGCACCCTTGGTATTGCAGCAGATCAATCAATTGCAACAAAGACTGAATGGCCTGAACGAGCAATATCAAACAGTGTCCGGTCGGTTGCTCGCAGCACAAGCTGGCGTGAAGGCGGAAAACGAGCAGATGGGCGAGCGGTTATCGGTTATCGATCCGCCCGTTATTCCAGATCAGCCATCGTCACCAGATTGGTTGCTATTGGCCGGTGGCGGTTTGGCGTCCGGCCTTGCGCTTGGTTTCTTGCTGGTATTCGGAACCGAATTGTTTCTTCAACCCATTCGCGATCCCAAGACCATTTCAAACGCGTTGGGAGCCGCGCCCTTGGTCGTTGTACCGACCATTAAAGAGGAAAATGAAGAAAAAGCGGGCTGGACTTTCTGGCCCTTTCGGCGCCGCGAAGCCCATGCTGACTAG
- a CDS encoding tetratricopeptide repeat protein — protein sequence MEAGTVAQQYFDERNFYEARKSITEAIALRDDIPSLHILKGRIELASGRPRDAFLAYSDALSLEAANPEALQAVSQLGLQTGYLQDAERAADAMLSFSPELPEAMLTKGLIALVRRKHEEALGFAERILVARPGDEAGTILKARTMALTGNPADAIAMLQKTSPDKKYSQGVDMTLIELYRETSNLLEMKATFERLLVHRPDDMALRIDYANTLYKSGDIAQARALIEEMLRNNLDEKRPLTMMTGLWLEYDPQPLNENLVEFLSQEGSLESRVAIARYLLAVDKPEQARRILRSVSSGFWPEPRALFARTLEKLGEADEAYDMASVLLENDETNADALLVRVKQSLEKKDFAQAINDAQIIIRDNPKFVPGYLSLADVYVAKNERNGAKRVFADAVKLIPQDPVLFGAYSRFLIENGDRGRAIAATRTYARDTPASIRAWRLYGDTCEKAGLDSCKLDALKGEQIAGVIFAIDLPPGTPPTRGLFGRLQ from the coding sequence ATGGAAGCTGGCACCGTCGCGCAGCAATATTTCGACGAGCGAAATTTCTATGAAGCGCGCAAATCGATAACCGAAGCGATAGCGCTACGTGATGATATTCCCAGTCTGCACATCCTAAAAGGGAGGATAGAGCTGGCCTCCGGACGCCCGCGCGATGCTTTTCTGGCCTATTCAGATGCCTTGTCACTGGAAGCTGCAAATCCGGAGGCATTGCAAGCCGTTTCACAATTGGGGCTGCAGACTGGTTACCTGCAGGATGCCGAGCGCGCTGCCGATGCGATGCTTTCATTTTCCCCCGAACTGCCTGAAGCCATGTTAACCAAGGGTCTCATCGCACTGGTGAGAAGGAAGCATGAAGAAGCTTTGGGTTTTGCCGAACGCATTTTGGTAGCTCGACCTGGTGATGAAGCTGGGACTATTTTGAAGGCCAGGACAATGGCGTTAACCGGTAATCCGGCTGATGCTATCGCAATGTTGCAAAAGACGTCGCCCGACAAGAAATATTCACAAGGCGTCGATATGACACTGATCGAGCTTTATCGTGAAACCAGCAATCTTCTTGAAATGAAAGCGACCTTTGAAAGGTTGTTGGTTCACAGACCCGATGATATGGCCTTACGGATTGATTATGCCAATACCCTCTATAAATCGGGCGATATTGCGCAGGCTCGAGCACTTATTGAAGAGATGCTCCGCAACAATCTGGATGAAAAGCGACCATTGACCATGATGACCGGCTTGTGGCTCGAATATGACCCGCAGCCACTCAATGAAAATCTTGTGGAATTTCTTTCGCAAGAAGGTTCGCTGGAATCTCGCGTTGCAATTGCCCGCTATTTGCTGGCGGTTGATAAGCCTGAACAGGCGAGGCGCATTCTGCGCTCTGTGTCTTCCGGTTTCTGGCCAGAACCCAGAGCTCTTTTTGCCCGAACTCTTGAAAAACTCGGCGAGGCTGATGAAGCCTATGACATGGCCTCGGTCCTCTTGGAGAATGATGAAACCAATGCTGATGCTCTGCTGGTCCGGGTCAAGCAAAGTCTGGAAAAGAAAGACTTTGCGCAAGCCATCAATGATGCGCAGATAATCATCAGGGACAATCCAAAATTTGTGCCGGGTTATCTCAGTTTGGCAGATGTTTATGTCGCGAAAAATGAACGAAACGGAGCCAAGCGGGTGTTTGCAGACGCCGTCAAGCTCATCCCGCAAGATCCTGTTTTATTTGGAGCTTATAGCCGGTTCTTGATTGAGAATGGCGATCGGGGGCGGGCGATCGCGGCGACACGCACTTATGCGCGGGATACGCCTGCATCCATCCGCGCCTGGCGTCTTTACGGAGATACTTGCGAGAAGGCCGGTCTGGACAGCTGTAAGCTGGATGCCCTTAAGGGTGAACAAATAGCAGGAGTAATTTTTGCGATAGATTTGCCGCCCGGTACGCCGCCGACACGTGGTCTTTTCGGGCGTTTGCAATGA